The nucleotide window TATCGGCGCCAATGCCATGGGCAAGATCACCAAGCTCTATGTAAAAGAGGGCGATCAGATCAAGAAAGGCGAAAAACTGGCGCAACTGGAAAACGTGCAGTCCACGGCCGACGTGGGCGCGCAACGGGCCATGCTCTCGGCCAATGAAGCGGATGCGATTGCGGCCGACGCCGGACTGAAGACGTCAATTGCGCAACTGAACCGGGACAAGGCTGATTTGGGGCAGAAAAAGCTGGACTACGACCGCGCCGAAGGGCTTTACCGGTCTGAACTAATCTCCAAGGCGGATTACGACGCGCGCAAGGCGGCTTATGAAACCGCGGATGCCAACGTTGCTCAATCTGAGGCGCGCATTGCCCAAAGCAAAGCCCAGCGGGATTCCGCCCAAGGGCACGTAACCTCGGCGCGCGCCACCCTCACCCGCTTCAGCGATCTGCTCAATAAGACCGTTTATACCGCTCCCTTTGACGGCACAATCACCAATTTGCCAGTACATGAGGGAGAGACGGTGGTGATGGGAATACAGAACTCCCCGGGCAGCACTCTTATGACGCTGGCTGATCTTTCTGTGATCACGGCGGAGGTCAGGGTTGATGAGACTGATATTGTGAATGTCAAGCTGGGACAGCCGGCGGAGGTCACCATTGATGCCATTCCTAAAAAGGTCTTTCATGGCACGGTGACTGAGATTGGCGACAACGCCATTATCCGCTCCACGGGTGTGGCAACCTCGCAGAGCACGACCGGCACCGAAGAAGCCAAGGATTTCAAGGTTGTCGTCACATTGAGCGACCCGCCGGCGAACCTGCGTCCCGGCCTTTCCACCACGGCCAAGATCACGACAGCATCGCGCTCGCACGTGCTTGCAGTACCGCTGCAGGCCCTGACCATTCGGCAAGCCAAGGACCTGCAAGACAACGCCGACAAAAAGAACAACGTGCAGGCAGCAGGACCTGCCTCGGACAACCAAGGTAAAGACGACCCCGGCAAGAAGGAGTTGCAGGGCGTCTTCGTGGTGGAGAACAATAAAGCTAAGTTTGTCACGGTAGAAACTGGCGTTTCCGCAGTTACGGACATCGAAGTTTTAAGTGGGCTCAAGGAAAACGACACGATTGTGACCGGCAGCTATAAAGTGTTGCGGACCCTGCGCAACGGGACAAGAGTCAAACAAGATACGAGCGAAGTGCGGCCCGACGAACAAAAGTCGTGATCTCTTCGTAACGTGAACAGGAACCAGACGAACCGGAAAAGGATTTATGTCTACCCAATTGGCCAATATGATTGATCCTACGACGCAAGCGCCCCCGACAGATTGCATCATCTACACCCAGAATCTCTGGAAGACCTACGATATGGGGTCAGAGCAGCAGGTGCACGCTCTGCAAGGCCTCCATTTGCAAATTGGACGCAACGAGTACGTGGCCATCATGGGCCCCTCGGGTTCAGGCAAATCCACGCTCATGAACCTGATCGGATGTCTGGATACGCCCAGCCAGGGACAATACTGGCTCAACGGCCAACTGGTCAGCGAGTTGGATGATGACGAGCTGGCGCGCATCCGCAACAAGGAAATTGGTTTTGTCTTTCAGACCTTCAACCTTCTGGCCCGCGCCACCGCCCTGCACAACGTGGAGTTGCCGCTCATCTACAACGGCACACCCGCGCACGAACGCATCGAACGCGCCAAGGCGGCGCTGGGCATTGTGAACCTGGAACCACGCATGCATCACAAGCCTAACGAGCTTTCCGGCGGCCAGCGCCAGCGTGTAGCCATTGCGCGCGCGCTGGTGAACCATCCTTCGATCATCCTCGCCGACGAGCCCACGGGAAACCTGGACTCACAAACCGGCAAAGAGATCATGGCCCTGTTCGATCAACTGCACTCCCAGGGCAACACCATTATTCTGGTGACCCACGAGCACGACATCGCTGCTTACGCCCACCGCGTAATCTACATCAAAGACGGGGTGATTAGCAGCGACGAGCGTAACCCCAGAAAGTAGTTAATGATGGTGGAAGATCATGTGGGCAAGATGCCCCACATGACAGCCGGCGGGACGCCGGCGCTACCTGGGCCTTGTGGTTAGCTTTTCTTTTGATACTGTAGAATGAATCAGGAGCTAGTGATGCTCCCTTCCTGAGCGCAACTCATCCGGAGAGATGGCCGAGTGGCTGAAGGCGCACGCTTGGAAAGCGTGTATACGTTAACGCGTATCGTGGGTTCGAATCCCACTCTCTCCGCCATAAACAAAGGACTTAGCTTGGGTGCGCACAATACACAATGTGGCTAACCTCGGAGTACATGTTGATCTAATGACTGTTGTGACCATTTAGCAAATCAAGAAAATTTTCATACTAACCGAAACCGGACTTTCAGACATGAAATCCTAGCATCTCGGCAAAAATACAAGGGCGCTGCCAACTAAAGTCGGCAACGCCCTGTTTGACTAACCTAATGTGATGCTACTGTTTCGTTTTCTTCGATGTTTTTCTGTGTGTGGAGTCCTTCATCTCCGCTACTTAGCAAGGAGCAACGCTAAGATCTCTTCGCTTTGATTCTTCGAAAAATAACATGTGGTTCTGGTTTAAGCAGCTTGTCGGCCAAATCAAGATATTTCTGAATCCAAGCTTCTTCCTCTTCCTCAGCGGAGAGAGGCCCCTTGTCTTTTTTCAGCAAAAAGCCGAGCTGTTCGTAGTCCGGGAATCGTTTCATGAGGCTCGTCCAGCGCCGCCGGTGCGTACGTAATCTACTCAACCTAAGCCGAGCGGATGTTTGCGGTATCCGAGAGGCGTCCCACCGTTGATACGCAAGGCTAAAAACGCCTCTCGTGTTTTGATCAGATCATCCTATTTTAGGAAGAATGGTTGAAGTCAACCTCCAGAATATTTGACTACTGTCCCGCTCCTGCAAGGCACTTTTAGAGCAGCGAGATCACAGTCAGTGTCACTGCATTGGAGGTGCCTCCGCCTGGGGCGGGATTGAAGACGGTGACCGCATGTCCCCCGAGACTCAGCAGACCGCTGTTAGCGACCTGAGCCTTAAGTTGAGTGGAGCTTACAAATGTAGTCGGATATTGCGCACCGTCAATCAGCACTACCGACCCACTAACAAATCCCGAACCACTGATGGTAAGGGTGTAGCCGCTTAGCACAGAAACTACGGGGTTAGGTGAAACGCTTGAGATAGAAGGCACGGGATTGTTGACCGTGAAGGTTAGATGCGCACTCGTACCGCCGCCCGGCGCAGGGTTGACCACGGTAATGGAAAGAGTTCCGGCAGAGGCGATGTCATTGGCAGGAATGGTTGCGCTGAGTTGAGTGCCACTGACGAAGGTTGTGTTTCGACTGGAGCCATTCACCTGGACCACTGCCCCATTAACAAAATTGGAGCCATTGACCGTCAGGGTGAAAGCTGGGCCGCCCACAGTAGTTGCGCTTGGCGAAATACTTGTGAGCGAGGGAACCGGATTATTGACAGTAAGGGTGAGCGATCCACTAGCCCCGCCCGGGTTGACTACCGTAATAGAAAGAGTTCCGGCAGAAGCGATGTCACTCGCTGGGATAGCCGCGCTGAGCTGAGCGCTGCTGACAAAGGTCGTGGTTCGACTGGAGCCGTTGACCTGGACTACCGACCCATTAATAAAATTCGTGCCATTCACTGTCAGGGTAAAGGCTGGGCCGCCAGCAAAGGCAGTACTTGGGGAAATGCTGGTGAGCGTGGGAACCGGATTATTGACAACGAGGGCTAACGCTGCCGAAGCGCCACCGTCCGGGTTTACCACCGTAATAGAGAGAGTTCCGGTAGAGGCAATGTCACTGGCAGGAATAGCCGCGCTGAGCTGAGTGTTGCCGACGAAAGTCGTGCTTCGACTGGATCCGTTGACCTGCACCACTGACCCGTTAACAAAACTCGTGCCATTCACCGTCAGAGTGAAAGCTGGGCCGCCCGCAAAGGTTGTGCTTGGGGAGATGCTGGTGAGCGAGGGGGGCGGATTATTGACAACGAGCGAAAGTGCGGCCGAAGCGCCGCCGCCCGGTGCGGGATTTACCACCGTAATGGAAAGAGTTCCAGCAGAAGCAATGTCACTGGCAGGGATGGCCGCGCTGAGTTGAGTGCTGCTGACAAAGGTCGTGCTACGGCTGGAGCCGTTGACCTGGACTACTGACCCATTCACAAATTTCGTTCCATTCACTGTCAGGGTAAAAGCTGGGCCGCCCGCGAAGGTTGTGCTTGGAGAGATGCTGGTGAGCGAGGGAACCGGATTATTGACGGTAAAGATGAGAGGCGCACTGGTGCCACCGGAGGAGGTCACTGTGATGGAGAGGGATCCAGCGTTGGCGAGGTCACCTGCGGTAAGCGTGGCCGTCAACTGGGTGCTGCTCACAAAAGCCGTGCTGCGGCTCGCCCCATTGACCTGGACCAACGAAGTGGCAGTAAAGTTCGTACCAGTGGCTGTGAGTGTGAGTGGACCGCTGCCTGCTATAGCGCTCGAAGGAGAAATACCGATCAAGGTCGGCGCTGTGGTGAAAACAGTGAGGTTTTGAGAACCAGACTGCCAGCCGCCACCTTCAGGGTTCGATACGCTCAAGGTTTGCGTTCCCGGGTTCGCTAAATCACTGCCGCTGAGCTGCACGCTGAGTTGAGTCCCACCGAGAAAGGTAGTAGGACGGCTGCTGCCGTTAAACAATATTTGCGAGTCCGCAAAGAAGTTGGTTCCGGTCAGGGTTATCGTCTGAGAGCTGCCGGCGGGCACGCTCGTGGGAGAGATACTTCGCAAGATCGGCATATTCGAAGAACTCTGCAGCAGGGGGTTGAGGATCGCCTCCAGTTGGGCGGCTGTCGCCTGCTTATTCAGGTAGGATTGCTGCATGTTGGGTGTCTGGGACCAACTGTTGCAGCCCACGCACTGTGACGTGGTGGGGAAAACGGTTGTCTGGCCGTTCAAGCCCGAAGCGATGAAATTCGTTCCCAGGCCGCGGACGGCAAACAGAAGGGCCACCTGGCCAAAACCTGCCACGGGGTTTCCGCCATTGGCTAGTTGCCAGGCGTCCTTGACGGGATCTTTCGTTGGATCGGACGTTGAGGACGGCCCAGTTATCACATCCTGGCTCATTTGGGCCCCTGACGAAACAATCTCACCCGGCCAGTTGGCAAACACGAAACTGGCGGCGTCGGCATCCACGCGGAAGTTGTGCTCGTTGCCGGAGGGGAACCAGCCGGCTTCAGACACCAGACGTTTCACCTTCTGGGTCACAAGCTGCATGCCGGTAAGCGGGCTGATGGAATCCGGCTGGCTTTGCAGCAGGGCCTGCAGCGGTTGATAGTATCCACTGGCCACGATATACACGCTGTGGTCGGGAGCATTCGCCAGCGCCTGCCGGTAAACGGTTACTGCATCGGGATAGTTGGCGCGTGTATCGCCAGGAGTGCCGAACTGATTGGTGATCTGTTGCGTGTAACTGCTGGTAGCGGAGTTTTCCAAAATAGGCGTCATGCCCTTGTGCGCACCGATGAGAACATTGGGGTGGCCGTAGTAGTTCGCTATGGCACGCATGGTGGGGGCGCTGTAGTCGTTCGCCGACGAGCAGATCAGAGCCAGCACGTTGACCTCGCCGCGGTCGGAAAGCCCCCAAAGGACAGCGTGATTGCCGACGTCATCCACGGACATGGACATATCGTCATCGAAAATGATGTTGACCGGTGCGACCGGGTCTTGCAATTGAGAAAACAAGGGAATTGCAGAGAACAGCAAGAGACATGCCATTGCGGCAGCCGATATGAGTCGCTTCATGGGAGTATCCTCGTAGAAATTGTTGGTGAAAGGGTCCTGGGTAGTGCGTAACTGGATTTCAGTCCGCAACTTTCATCAAGAAAGGGTCCGAATCTAACTTTTCTGTTCCGAGAATTCAGCTTCGGAAAACTTTGGGCGAGCAAATTCCGCGGGTTGCGTTCCGTGTATCTATCACGAGTTGCGACTCGCGCACGATCTTTTCGTAATCGTAATCGGAGTGATCGGTCACGATGATCACGCAGTCGTAATGCTCAAGATTGTCGAGCGAAGCACAATCCATCCCCAGGTCATAGTGGCGGCCACGGCCTACATGGGGAAAATATGGATCGTGATAAC belongs to Terriglobales bacterium and includes:
- a CDS encoding efflux RND transporter periplasmic adaptor subunit, which codes for MNLKKLLIIGGIVLAVVLMVGITVVHNAQGVVGVQMAKVKPQDLTSTVTASGQITPKTFVNIGANAMGKITKLYVKEGDQIKKGEKLAQLENVQSTADVGAQRAMLSANEADAIAADAGLKTSIAQLNRDKADLGQKKLDYDRAEGLYRSELISKADYDARKAAYETADANVAQSEARIAQSKAQRDSAQGHVTSARATLTRFSDLLNKTVYTAPFDGTITNLPVHEGETVVMGIQNSPGSTLMTLADLSVITAEVRVDETDIVNVKLGQPAEVTIDAIPKKVFHGTVTEIGDNAIIRSTGVATSQSTTGTEEAKDFKVVVTLSDPPANLRPGLSTTAKITTASRSHVLAVPLQALTIRQAKDLQDNADKKNNVQAAGPASDNQGKDDPGKKELQGVFVVENNKAKFVTVETGVSAVTDIEVLSGLKENDTIVTGSYKVLRTLRNGTRVKQDTSEVRPDEQKS
- a CDS encoding ABC transporter ATP-binding protein → MSTQLANMIDPTTQAPPTDCIIYTQNLWKTYDMGSEQQVHALQGLHLQIGRNEYVAIMGPSGSGKSTLMNLIGCLDTPSQGQYWLNGQLVSELDDDELARIRNKEIGFVFQTFNLLARATALHNVELPLIYNGTPAHERIERAKAALGIVNLEPRMHHKPNELSGGQRQRVAIARALVNHPSIILADEPTGNLDSQTGKEIMALFDQLHSQGNTIILVTHEHDIAAYAHRVIYIKDGVISSDERNPRK
- a CDS encoding IPT/TIG domain-containing protein, with the protein product MKRLISAAAMACLLLFSAIPLFSQLQDPVAPVNIIFDDDMSMSVDDVGNHAVLWGLSDRGEVNVLALICSSANDYSAPTMRAIANYYGHPNVLIGAHKGMTPILENSATSSYTQQITNQFGTPGDTRANYPDAVTVYRQALANAPDHSVYIVASGYYQPLQALLQSQPDSISPLTGMQLVTQKVKRLVSEAGWFPSGNEHNFRVDADAASFVFANWPGEIVSSGAQMSQDVITGPSSTSDPTKDPVKDAWQLANGGNPVAGFGQVALLFAVRGLGTNFIASGLNGQTTVFPTTSQCVGCNSWSQTPNMQQSYLNKQATAAQLEAILNPLLQSSSNMPILRSISPTSVPAGSSQTITLTGTNFFADSQILFNGSSRPTTFLGGTQLSVQLSGSDLANPGTQTLSVSNPEGGGWQSGSQNLTVFTTAPTLIGISPSSAIAGSGPLTLTATGTNFTATSLVQVNGASRSTAFVSSTQLTATLTAGDLANAGSLSITVTSSGGTSAPLIFTVNNPVPSLTSISPSTTFAGGPAFTLTVNGTKFVNGSVVQVNGSSRSTTFVSSTQLSAAIPASDIASAGTLSITVVNPAPGGGASAALSLVVNNPPPSLTSISPSTTFAGGPAFTLTVNGTSFVNGSVVQVNGSSRSTTFVGNTQLSAAIPASDIASTGTLSITVVNPDGGASAALALVVNNPVPTLTSISPSTAFAGGPAFTLTVNGTNFINGSVVQVNGSSRTTTFVSSAQLSAAIPASDIASAGTLSITVVNPGGASGSLTLTVNNPVPSLTSISPSATTVGGPAFTLTVNGSNFVNGAVVQVNGSSRNTTFVSGTQLSATIPANDIASAGTLSITVVNPAPGGGTSAHLTFTVNNPVPSISSVSPNPVVSVLSGYTLTISGSGFVSGSVVLIDGAQYPTTFVSSTQLKAQVANSGLLSLGGHAVTVFNPAPGGGTSNAVTLTVISLL